A portion of the Streptomyces sp. NBC_00376 genome contains these proteins:
- a CDS encoding amidohydrolase family protein, producing the protein MPDSQPWQPDDRAADAADATGSPDTAAPAGTGLVLCGARLTDGRVVDVRLGGGRIEAVGTAGSLTAPGPRLDLRGYLLLPAPVEPHAHSDTALTADGAGPGVPGPASHRPEDIRRRATEAALLQLGHGATALRSHVRIGDVQGLAPLEAVLQARRSLRGLADLTPVAVPRLLTGVAGVGNLAMLRDAVKMGAGAVGGCPDLDPDPTGYAEAVLEVAAEQGCSVDLHTDGDDPARLGRLAAMAGGLRTGVSLGPCAGLSRLPAQAAARAADQLAAAGVTVICLPQGGCSGMEGRGTAPVRLLRAAGVRVTAGSGALRDVANPVGRGDPLEAAYLLASQHGLPASEAYEAVSSAARTVMGLPGVRVEAGFPAELLAVRGEQLEGVLSLAYSRVVVHRGRVVARTSAVREYCDSETVVALGLPRQGRPDSGSCGGP; encoded by the coding sequence ATGCCCGACAGCCAGCCGTGGCAGCCGGACGACCGGGCCGCCGACGCGGCCGATGCGACCGGCAGCCCCGACACCGCCGCCCCGGCCGGGACCGGCCTGGTGCTCTGCGGCGCCCGGCTCACCGACGGCCGCGTCGTGGACGTACGGCTCGGCGGCGGCCGCATCGAGGCCGTCGGCACGGCGGGCAGTCTGACCGCACCCGGTCCGCGGCTGGACCTGCGCGGCTACCTGCTGCTCCCCGCCCCCGTCGAACCCCACGCCCACAGCGACACCGCGCTCACCGCCGACGGCGCGGGCCCCGGCGTCCCGGGACCGGCGTCGCACCGCCCGGAGGACATCCGGCGCCGCGCCACCGAGGCCGCCCTGCTGCAGCTCGGCCACGGCGCCACGGCGCTGCGCTCGCACGTGCGGATCGGGGACGTCCAGGGCCTCGCCCCGCTCGAAGCCGTACTGCAGGCGCGCCGTTCGCTGCGCGGGCTGGCCGACCTGACCCCCGTCGCCGTGCCGCGGCTGCTCACCGGCGTCGCGGGCGTCGGCAACCTGGCCATGCTGCGCGACGCGGTGAAGATGGGGGCCGGCGCGGTCGGCGGCTGTCCGGACCTCGATCCGGACCCGACGGGGTACGCGGAGGCGGTGCTGGAGGTCGCCGCCGAGCAGGGCTGCTCCGTCGACCTGCACACGGACGGCGACGATCCGGCCCGGCTCGGCCGGCTGGCCGCCATGGCCGGAGGGCTGCGGACCGGCGTCTCCCTCGGCCCGTGCGCGGGCCTCTCCCGGCTTCCCGCGCAGGCCGCGGCCCGCGCCGCCGACCAGCTGGCCGCGGCCGGTGTGACGGTGATCTGCCTCCCCCAGGGCGGCTGCAGCGGCATGGAAGGCCGGGGCACCGCCCCCGTACGGCTGCTGCGGGCGGCCGGCGTGCGGGTCACGGCGGGCAGCGGGGCGCTGCGGGACGTCGCGAACCCCGTGGGCCGCGGTGATCCGCTGGAGGCCGCCTACCTGCTGGCCTCGCAGCACGGGCTGCCGGCCTCAGAGGCGTACGAGGCGGTGTCCTCGGCCGCCAGGACGGTGATGGGGCTGCCCGGGGTCAGGGTCGAGGCGGGCTTCCCGGCCGAGCTGCTCGCCGTGCGCGGGGAGCAGCTGGAGGGGGTGCTGTCGCTGGCCTACAGCCGGGTCGTGGTGCATCGCGGCCGGGTGGTGGCGCGGACGAGCGCGGTGCGCGAGTACTGCGACTCGGAGACCGTCGTCGCCCTCGGCCTGCCCCGCCAGGGGAGGCCGGATTCCGGTTCCTGCGGCGGGCCCTGA
- a CDS encoding SDR family oxidoreductase: MRIVIAGGHGQIALRLERLLAARGDEAVGVIRNPDQGKDLRAVGAEPVVLDLESASVEEVARVLRGADAVVFAAGAGPNSGAERKETVDRGAAVLFADAAELAGVRRYVVVSSMGADPDHPGDEVFDAYLRAKGAADAYVRSRTGLDWTILRPGMLTNDAGTGAVLLTASTGRGPVPRDDVAAALLELLETPATAGLTLELISGNVPVAVAVKDIAGN, from the coding sequence ATGCGCATTGTCATCGCAGGTGGACATGGTCAGATCGCGCTGCGGCTGGAGCGGCTGCTCGCCGCGCGCGGGGACGAGGCGGTGGGCGTCATCCGCAATCCGGACCAGGGCAAGGACCTCCGGGCCGTGGGCGCGGAGCCGGTGGTCCTGGATCTCGAATCCGCTTCCGTGGAGGAGGTGGCCCGGGTGCTGCGCGGTGCCGACGCGGTGGTCTTCGCGGCCGGCGCGGGCCCGAACAGCGGCGCGGAACGCAAGGAGACGGTGGATCGCGGGGCGGCGGTGCTCTTCGCCGACGCCGCCGAGCTGGCGGGCGTACGGCGCTACGTCGTGGTCTCGTCGATGGGCGCCGACCCCGACCACCCGGGCGACGAGGTCTTCGACGCGTATCTCCGGGCCAAGGGGGCTGCGGACGCGTACGTGCGCTCCAGGACCGGGCTCGACTGGACGATCCTGCGCCCCGGCATGCTGACGAACGACGCGGGCACGGGGGCGGTCCTGCTGACCGCGTCGACCGGCCGCGGTCCGGTGCCGCGCGACGACGTGGCGGCGGCGCTGCTGGAGCTGCTGGAGACCCCGGCGACGGCGGGGCTGACGCTGGAGCTCATCTCGGGGAACGTGCCGGTGGCGGTCGCGGTGAAGGACATCGCGGGCAACTGA
- a CDS encoding alpha-ketoglutarate-dependent dioxygenase AlkB family protein → MSGLFPRPRTVVAPGAVHVPEWLSPERQRELVAACREWARGPVPLRHTVLPGGGVMSVQTVCVGWHWQPYRYSRTADDVNGARVAAFPDWLAELGREALIAAYGDESPVRTYAPDTALVNFYDAAARMGMHQDKEERSGAPVVSLSIGDTCVFRFGNTENRGRPYTDVELASGDLFVFGGPSRFAFHGVPKVCPGTADPATGMSRGRLNLTLRETGLGTFGTDGRQRRSREFPNSSR, encoded by the coding sequence ATGTCCGGACTCTTCCCCAGACCCCGCACCGTCGTCGCGCCGGGGGCGGTGCATGTGCCCGAGTGGCTGTCGCCGGAGCGGCAGCGGGAGTTGGTGGCGGCCTGCCGGGAATGGGCGCGCGGTCCGGTGCCGCTGCGGCACACGGTCCTGCCGGGCGGCGGGGTGATGTCCGTGCAGACCGTCTGCGTGGGGTGGCACTGGCAGCCGTACCGGTATTCGCGCACGGCCGACGACGTGAACGGGGCGCGGGTGGCCGCATTCCCCGACTGGCTGGCCGAGCTGGGGCGAGAGGCGCTGATCGCGGCGTACGGGGACGAGAGCCCGGTACGGACGTACGCGCCGGACACCGCGCTCGTCAACTTCTACGACGCGGCGGCGCGCATGGGCATGCACCAGGACAAGGAGGAGCGGTCCGGCGCTCCGGTGGTGTCGCTCAGCATCGGCGACACCTGTGTATTCCGCTTCGGGAACACGGAGAACCGTGGAAGGCCCTACACGGACGTGGAATTGGCCTCCGGCGATCTGTTCGTCTTCGGCGGGCCCTCGCGTTTCGCCTTCCACGGCGTGCCGAAGGTCTGCCCCGGTACCGCCGATCCCGCGACGGGGATGAGCCGCGGCAGGCTCAATCTGACCCTGCGCGAGACCGGGTTGGGGACCTTCGGTACGGACGGGCGTCAGCGGCGTTCGCGGGAGTTCCCGAACAGCAGCCGGTAG
- the rpmG gene encoding 50S ribosomal protein L33 translates to MAATDVRPKITLACVECKERNYITKKNRRNNPDRLEMKKHCPRCNSHTAHRETR, encoded by the coding sequence GTGGCTGCCACCGACGTCCGCCCGAAGATCACGCTGGCCTGCGTGGAGTGCAAGGAGCGGAACTACATCACCAAGAAGAACCGGCGTAACAACCCGGACCGTCTTGAGATGAAGAAGCACTGCCCGCGCTGCAACTCGCACACTGCGCACCGCGAAACGCGCTGA
- a CDS encoding MaoC family dehydratase N-terminal domain-containing protein produces MALDQSFVGRTYPPTPPYEVGREKIREFAEAVGDANPAYVDPEAAKALGHSDVIAPPTFVFSITFKAAGQVIHDPQLGLDYSRVVHGDQKFSYVRPVRAGDRLTVTSTIEAIKSLAGNDILDVRGEVHDESGEHVVTAWTKLVARAAEEA; encoded by the coding sequence ATGGCGCTCGACCAGTCCTTCGTGGGGCGGACCTATCCGCCCACCCCGCCGTACGAGGTCGGCCGGGAGAAGATCCGCGAGTTCGCCGAGGCGGTGGGCGACGCGAATCCGGCGTACGTCGACCCCGAGGCCGCCAAGGCGCTCGGCCACAGCGATGTGATCGCGCCGCCGACGTTCGTCTTCTCCATCACGTTCAAGGCGGCCGGGCAGGTGATCCACGACCCGCAGCTGGGCCTGGACTACAGCCGGGTGGTGCACGGCGACCAGAAGTTCTCCTATGTGCGTCCCGTACGGGCGGGGGACCGGCTGACGGTCACCTCGACGATCGAGGCCATCAAGTCGCTGGCGGGCAACGACATCCTGGACGTCCGTGGCGAGGTCCACGACGAGTCCGGTGAGCACGTCGTGACCGCGTGGACGAAGCTGGTGGCGCGCGCCGCCGAGGAGGCGTGA
- a CDS encoding MaoC family dehydratase, protein MTAKIAYESVEVGTELPAQSFPVTRATLVQYAGASGDFNPIHWNEKFAREVGLPDVIAHGMFTMAEAIRVVTDWVGDPGAVVEYGVRFTKPVVVPNDEDGALIEVSAKVAALLDDKQVRVDLTAMNEGKKVLGMSRAVVRLG, encoded by the coding sequence ATGACGGCGAAGATCGCATACGAGTCGGTCGAGGTCGGTACGGAGCTGCCGGCGCAGTCCTTCCCGGTGACCCGGGCGACGCTGGTGCAGTACGCGGGCGCTTCCGGCGACTTCAACCCGATCCACTGGAACGAGAAGTTCGCCCGCGAGGTCGGACTGCCGGATGTGATCGCGCACGGCATGTTCACCATGGCCGAGGCGATCCGGGTGGTCACGGACTGGGTCGGCGACCCGGGAGCGGTCGTCGAGTACGGGGTGCGGTTCACCAAGCCGGTCGTCGTGCCGAACGACGAGGACGGCGCCCTGATCGAGGTCAGCGCCAAGGTGGCCGCCCTGCTGGACGACAAGCAGGTGCGGGTGGACCTGACGGCCATGAACGAGGGCAAGAAGGTGCTGGGCATGTCCCGCGCCGTGGTGCGGCTCGGCTGA
- a CDS encoding methylated-DNA--[protein]-cysteine S-methyltransferase: MTMYATVDSPLGELLLVGEETTGGVALASLSLPGQKGAAVVRDGWVRAPEAFAGIAAQLREYFAGRLTRFDIVYADGVGTDFQRRVWTALDAVPYGETVSYGQIAERIGTPGAGVRAVGTAIGRNPLLVVRPCHRVIGSDGALRGYAGGLECKERLLRLEGALAVR, translated from the coding sequence ATGACCATGTACGCAACGGTCGACAGCCCGCTGGGTGAACTGCTGCTGGTCGGCGAGGAGACCACCGGCGGGGTGGCGCTCGCCTCGCTCTCGCTGCCCGGCCAGAAGGGCGCCGCGGTCGTCCGGGACGGATGGGTCCGCGCACCGGAGGCGTTCGCGGGGATCGCCGCCCAGCTGCGGGAGTACTTCGCGGGCCGGCTGACCCGCTTCGACATCGTGTACGCGGACGGCGTGGGCACCGACTTCCAGCGCCGGGTGTGGACCGCCCTGGACGCCGTCCCCTACGGGGAGACCGTCTCGTACGGACAGATCGCCGAACGCATCGGCACCCCGGGGGCGGGCGTGCGGGCCGTGGGGACGGCGATCGGGCGCAACCCGCTGCTGGTCGTGCGGCCGTGCCACCGGGTGATCGGCTCGGACGGGGCGCTGCGGGGTTACGCGGGCGGCCTGGAGTGCAAGGAGCGGCTCCTGCGGCTGGAAGGCGCCCTGGCGGTGCGCTGA
- a CDS encoding DUF523 domain-containing protein gives MESVLVSACLQGVPCRFDGRGKASAEVTAAIGDRRPVAFCPEVSAGLPTPRRPAEIVGGDGHDVLDGRARVVDDTGHDVTEEFVDGAGRALEAARRAGCTEALLMARSPSCGRGAVYDGTFTGGLREGDGVTAALLERHGITVRPAPRA, from the coding sequence ATGGAATCCGTACTGGTCAGCGCCTGTCTGCAGGGTGTGCCCTGCCGCTTCGACGGCCGCGGCAAGGCCTCCGCCGAGGTGACCGCGGCCATCGGCGACCGCCGCCCCGTGGCCTTCTGCCCCGAGGTCTCCGCCGGACTGCCCACCCCGCGCCGCCCCGCCGAGATCGTCGGCGGCGACGGCCATGACGTGCTGGACGGCCGGGCCCGGGTCGTCGACGACACCGGACACGACGTGACCGAGGAGTTCGTGGACGGCGCGGGACGGGCGCTGGAGGCCGCACGCCGGGCCGGGTGCACCGAGGCGCTGCTGATGGCGCGCAGCCCGTCCTGCGGGCGCGGAGCGGTCTACGACGGTACGTTCACGGGCGGGCTCCGCGAGGGCGACGGCGTCACCGCCGCGCTGCTGGAACGCCACGGCATCACCGTCCGCCCGGCACCGCGCGCCTGA
- a CDS encoding YajQ family cyclic di-GMP-binding protein, with product MADSSFDIVSKVERQEVDNALNQAAKEISQRYDFKGTNASISWSGEKILMEANGEERVKAILDIFQSKLIKRGISLKSLDAGEPQLSGKEYKIFATIEEGISQENAKKVAKIIRDEGPKGVKAQVQGDELRVSSKSRDDLQAVQALLKGQDFDFAVQFVNYR from the coding sequence ATGGCCGACTCCAGTTTCGACATCGTCTCGAAGGTCGAGCGGCAGGAGGTCGACAACGCCCTCAACCAGGCCGCCAAGGAAATCTCGCAGCGTTACGACTTCAAGGGCACCAACGCCTCGATCTCCTGGTCCGGCGAGAAGATCCTGATGGAGGCGAACGGCGAGGAGCGGGTCAAGGCGATCCTCGACATCTTCCAGTCCAAGCTGATCAAGCGGGGCATCTCGCTGAAGTCGCTGGACGCGGGCGAGCCGCAGCTGTCCGGCAAGGAGTACAAGATCTTCGCCACGATCGAGGAGGGCATCTCCCAGGAGAACGCCAAGAAGGTGGCGAAGATCATTCGCGACGAGGGCCCGAAGGGCGTCAAGGCGCAGGTCCAGGGCGACGAGCTGCGGGTCAGCTCGAAGAGCCGGGACGACCTGCAGGCCGTGCAGGCGCTGCTGAAGGGCCAGGACTTCGACTTCGCCGTGCAGTTCGTGAACTACCGGTAG
- a CDS encoding GlsB/YeaQ/YmgE family stress response membrane protein, with the protein MSIIGWIILGLAAGVIAKILLPGRDPGGLIGTTLIGVVGAFLGGWISSRFLDRPITNDFFDLATWIAAIGGSLVLLIAYRLLFGNSRERR; encoded by the coding sequence ATGAGCATTATCGGATGGATCATTCTCGGACTGGCGGCCGGAGTCATCGCCAAGATCCTGCTTCCGGGCCGTGACCCGGGCGGCCTGATCGGCACCACCCTCATAGGGGTCGTCGGCGCTTTCCTCGGTGGCTGGATATCGTCGCGCTTCCTCGACCGCCCCATTACCAACGACTTCTTCGACCTGGCCACTTGGATCGCTGCCATCGGCGGTTCGCTGGTCCTGCTGATCGCCTACCGGCTGCTGTTCGGGAACTCCCGCGAACGCCGCTGA